CCGGAGCAGGACATGTGCTGAGGCCATGATCGGCGGGTAGATCATTATCACTCTCTCGAATAGGAGGTCGAGCTAGAGTCTGTTCGATTTCTTTGGTGACGCTGATGGTGGGTCGGGATTTGAAGGTTTCATCTTCGATGGCGGAGGCCCGTCTGAGCTGTCGCCGTTCGTTGTGTACAGTCAGGAAGAAGGCGCTGTCCTCGTTGTCATCGGATTCTGCATCCTCCGCTATGTCCGTATCGTGCATGTATCGCCGATGTATAAGTCCCTCCATAAGTTGATAGTCGCACTCCTCGGCGTCGCGTAGATGCTCCTTCTCAATGTGCAGAGCCATCTCGGGGTTTGACATCTCCGACGCGTACCTTCctcgacgaggaggaggcgagACAGGCGGAGTTCTGGGGGGACTCAACAGCCCGCAGTAACTTTCGAGCTCGTCGGTGATGCTGGTGTACTCGGATCGCATTGCGAGAAGAACCGACCTCTGATTAGACGAGGCGTTGTTACTCCCCGCAGAGCTCGGTATCACAGCTACCTTCGGCTCGGCCCACGTCACTCTTTGCGCACCGCTCACAGGAGGAGCGAGAAGATTATCCGGCTCAGAGAGCGTGCGGCTCGATTGCCTCACCGACGGAGGATGACCCGAGGAATCGCGTCTCACCTCGAACGCCGAAGTCGATGTGACGTCAACACTGCCGGACCTTTTATAATGATCGTTAATTTCTTTCTCTGGTTTTGCATTCCCCTCGCTAACGTTGCTCTCTCTACTTTCCGAGGTTTTGAAAACCTCCTGAGACGCTGGTTCGTCACTATTGTTCGACGAATCGTTCTTGCTCAGATTGTCCAGCGAGCTAAGAATCGTAGCTCGCAAAGGTACCTCGTCCTCCAATggcgttgttgttgttgggAAGAAGGTTGCGTCCGTTAATGATTTCAAGAGTTTGCGGCGTCGGGTGTGAAGCAGAGGCGATTGCGTGATCAAGTCCGACTCGGAAGCGGCCTCCGATCTCTCAGAAGCTCGTCTGGTACGTGGTTCTGTGGTTGGGTCGAACCGCGGTAGATCTAAATTCGACGTATGAGTCGCCATGAAACGATGTATTACTCCTAAATGAGCCAACGTCTGTTCGTTCAGCTCCTCCAATTTTCGCATCTTAAATTCTACAGcctgaaaagaaaatatgttaGATTTTAACGTTGAgaacgaaatttcaattagCAATGCTACTAATGCTAAATTCTTACCTGCAAGGAAACGTTCCTACTGTTCTCCTTCTTGTCGATGTCCTCGATTTTCTGATGCATGTGCTCCACGCGTTCGGTTGTTACTTTCACTCGCTCGTCTGTCGACATCTGTAGTTTGAGTTCTTGTTCCCTGAAATATCCCTCGACGCAATCCTCCTCAAAGTCGTATAATCGCTCCATATCATCCTCCTCGAGAAAGAGTTTCAGCCCATTGTCATATGCTTCTGTGGAACGCATCTCGCCTTGCCTGACGCATCTGATGATGTATTTAATGAGCAAATAGATGTGCGAAACTATAATCAGTGGTGGAGGGAGAACCGGTTTCTGTTCGTACTCCATGACGACGGTGAAACGTTGGAACATCCATACTTGGTGGGCGACAGCGTTCACTTCGTTGAATATGTTGTTGAATACTGCTATCAGGAGATTGATCAAGAGAATATTGGCCACGAGAAGGTAGACGGACATGGCAGCGGGTGTTATCCACCTTCCCAGAAGGCACGGATCCTGTCCTGGGTCATTTCCGCAGTCTGGATCTATATTGTCCGCGTACACTTCACCGTAAAGCATGAAATATGGCTCCATAAATATCTGTTGATAAGTCAATACATGAATCCAACGATCAATCGACAAATGGTGATGATAATTGAAAAGGAAGTAACAATGTCGCAGACTTACATCTCGCAAAATTCGCCACTTGGGTTCACTATTAGGATTAAGAATAGCTTGTCTGGCTACGCCAAAGCTCATCAGTACAACTAGCAACAGTACAACAAAGTATATCATATTCTTCACCATCTTTCCCATCATTGTAACCAAAGGACCTGCAATGCAAAGTCATTAAAATGATTAAGTTAAGGAACGAGACAACgaattatttccaaaatttctaTTCTAAACCCAGATACCTAAGTACTTGTTGACTCCGAGAATGTTGAGAATTCGCAGGTACCAATATATACAATCCACACAATAAATAACACGCCCTACTTCCATAGTGGGCATTCTCAACCGTAGAATGAGaccaatttgaaaaaatagaatggCAGCGGCGTCGCACGGGTTCCACATATTCCATGCCCAGACACTGAACTTATGGGATAAAGTTGCTGGCTCGGAAGACACTATCTGCCGAACTTTTTCACAGCCGAGTGTGCAAATGTAGGCAATGGAGTATATTTCAGCCCAGGCAGGCATGTGACCCATTTTCACAAGAATGCAGTATGAGAATAGCACCAAGAATACTATGTACGCAATCTGAAACGTACAAATTTTGTAGCCGCTATCCATttgtcaaataaataaaacagaataCGTGTAATTATGTTTCAAGTACTTACCGAACTTGCCCAAAATTTGGTAATAGGAGCTGTATAAAATTCGTAGAGCTTCTTTTTCAGACGTAAGGGTCGGTTTGTTTTTATATCATAGTATTCGGGCAAGGAGTGAACAAATCTGGGACTGCAATCATCGTGATCTGTTATAACTTTACCATTCTCTCGAACGATTGTGTCTTTTGCAGTTATTGTTCCATTTTCAGTGGAAATTAGTGCCTGCGAAAAACCGATCAAGTAATTAAAGCAATGTTAACATTGTTCAGTGCGTAGCGAGCGAGAGATGGTGGCTATTACAGAAGTGAAAGTAGATACATAGGCAACTGTAACAATTTCTCGACGGTACTGAGAAAAAGTGATGGAAGGATTTTCGAAGTAGTAAGAAAGCAGAGATAATTGAACCTGGAAAATGAAATACGTACATCTAACGATTACAACAGGCATATAATATAAGAgcgtataataaattgttgtGTTATGTAAACGCAACCAAAGCTGCTACAAAGAAAAACGACATTGACCGGGGACAAAACGGAAGAAAGAACAATCAACAGCATTTGAAGAATTTCTTAGTGGGTGACAAGGACGTCACATGACAATTCAAGCATTATATAAAAATGGAAGATAGCGATCACTGATTGATCTCGATTTCCTCGACACTGTTGTACCTTGATGCCTTGCTGACTGCAAGAGGATTTGCTGCGAATACTCAAGCTGCTACGTGGAcgtttctaaaaaaatatggaatacAAGCACCGATAACAATCATATGCAAAATATCATTACGGCTTTTCATTAATCGTTGTCTTGACATATAGTTCAAACGCAAAGAAAAGGTCATGATTGATTAGCAATAATAATTCGGGATATGTTAGCACTTGAAAACTGATTTCTCCTCGCAAAGTTTACCAGCCACTGGAATGACGTTTCAAGATCGGACCAAGAATTTACTTAGAAATCGACCATATGTGTTTAGCGGAACGCCTCGCACTGGCTTTTAAACTTcacaaggaaaaaaataaaaaccaataATACCTACTGTGTTTATTGTATTAGTAAATACTAACGTGAAAACTCGTAAAACTtataaaattgagaaaaacgATATGTTACCTCGACTTCGGGGTGTGCCGGAGCCGACGCTAATGTGGGAGTGACTCCTTGCTCGTAGTCACTGTCTTCATCTTCGTCCTCAAGAGCAATTAAATGTTCCTCCTGTGTCTGTGGCATAAGCTGCAGCTCTTCTCGACTTTTGAATTCCAGCCGTGTTATGTATGGCGGACACAGCAGGCCAAGTACTACCTACAGTTCGGACAAAGCATTGAGATGATCGAGTCAAAAGTGAAAGTGAAACTACATAGAAGGACTTACGGTGGTACCAAGTAACAACTATTAAACATCAAGGCTAAGAAAtcataaaaacaaaaagcaaaaCGTAGTGGTGGCATGCAATTTACCCCTTCCTTGTCGATTAACTGTCGGTGTAATCAAAAGCAGAGttaattgcagaaaaaaaaaaaaaaactgatattttataacaaaataaattgtaccataaattgttgaaatgaTATTATGATAAGTTCACAATTAGGTACTAATAGGTGTAAAGTAACTTCATCATATACTAGATAACAAGGTTGACCTTGAGATTCGTATTTTTACGTGTTCGTAGGCCACCCATCCAGAGGTCAGCGAGAATAATTTGACTGCAAGGATGTGCTAGAAGAGGACGATGGTTCGCAGTTACAGCAAGTGACAAACACGTCTGACCTGACCAATTCTGAAGCTCTGACGTTAGCAACTGTTGAGTTTGATCGTCGTCTTGTCGATAACAAAAATCCAGAAGCTCTAAGGCTAAACATTTAATTCACATGAAATGAATAATGCAAAACGACATCGAATACATTTATTAATTGCCAATTCAACATTAATCAATAAACGCTTCATAAAACTCTGTGAACACTCACCGATAGTTTCAAATTCCTTGCCGTAACTACGCAGTTCGTCATAAATCTCTGTCTCAAGATCGTCTTCGGCAGCTTCGTGCGCCATTGCCTTATAAAGTTTTAGAGCTACCAGCGCTTTGGCCAATGCTTCCTCCCCGTGTTGCCACATAAGAAGCGCCATTTGTTGACGTTTCGTTAGTACAGCCCATATCAGCAGTTCGTTGAACGGAAAATCGAAGAGCGGTGTGTCTCTGTCCCCTGGCAGCGTCTCGGCCAGCAGAGTCATCGTCAAACTATCAGTTTTTCCAGCAGCGCCGCTAACCGAGTAACATCGACCAGCAAAACTCGTTGCACTATTGGTACGATGGGCATGAGCGTGATGCGCGTGTCCACCAGACTTCTTCATAACTCGAGAATAAACCGCTCTAAATTTTCGCCGAGTGTATTGAGCCCGATAAGCTCCACCCATCAGCTTATTAATCACAAGACCGATGTCGTGCAGAGTATAAATATATCCACGCGGTATGTGTGGTCTCACGTCCCTCAAAATGTAGCCAAGAGTGTTGGATGGCCCTTCTTtctggtaaattttttcagaaaaaaagaaagcgaaATTATTTGGTGAAGATGTATTGAACAGTAGCCAGACTATGAGTTTGATAAGTGATTTTACTCACTGTGTTGTAGAGATCTTCGAGACGAGGTATGGAGAGAAATTTACGCATTGAAACACCATTCTCAAGCAAAAGTTTTACAAAATCAATTCGGTCGTGCTGTAGAGCCTGCATCATGGATTGTTCGAGTGCTCCGGGCGGCCATTCTTGTCCGTATACAAATATTTCGCTACGAGCTATATCGACTCTGTTCCAAGTCAGAGCCAGTGATAATTGTTCAGCTGGCGAGAGCTGCTGCGATTTAAATAAGGCTGTGAGGATTGTTTGGTCAAGTTCTTGAGGCCGGTCATGCGTAATTCTGAATACTGTAATCTGGAGAACAGAAAAGGAGTTAGCAAATCTATTGTAGAATAGCAAAAGTTATAATAAAGACGCACAAGGTTTTTGTTACGTGTGCACTGAAGTAGCTCTAAGTAGAGTTGTTCCGCCTGTTCGGTAGAAACTTCAAAGGTGTGCCTAATAGTGCCTAACAAATGTAGACGCATCCCGTCTGGCAAGCCGTCACCCTCTGTTTCACTCTCTGTCGCGTACCTTtaggataataatttttattcacagcTACATTCTACAAAAGGGAACTCGTAAacaaaacggaaaaaattatcgcacAGAACTAATACCATAATGATTTTTGGCAATATTTACGAaagcaattgaaaaaataacaatacagGCATTACTTTATGAGGCAAGAGATTCGGTAATTAAACTCAGTGATTGTTGTTTTACTTGTGCATGAAAGCAATGAGGTCGGCTGCCCGACCGGAACCATCGCAAACCACGACAGGGACTGGCGGTTCATCTGTAACGTATTCAAGAACTGCTCGGATAGTGTTTGTTCCTCCTTCGATTACAAGTGCCACAACGGGAATGCTACTATGCGTGTCTAAAAATACACAACAACTCATGAGGAATTGATCGACGATTTCATTCAATCGGTTCtgaaacaacaataataactgGTAACCTTACATGGCTGAAGTTTCTGATttgatatgtatttttcaagcTTCCTTCGCAGCATTATTTCAGCTCCATATCTCCCTCCAGTTCCATTATCAACCAAAAGAAAATATGCATGCCTGCTGTTCAGTACAGCGTATTTGGACCTGTAAAAATCAACTGAACTTTATTCATACCATTCCTAGTTGacgagagaaaataataacacTGTGCTTCAAATACCTTGGAGATGCAATGGCGTGATAAGGAACGTCGCGTCCCCGACCGACCAGTTCGTGTCCATTCTCAAGTATCCCCCAAGGCGCAATACCGATACTGACGACTCTCCCCTGTCTCTGATTTGAACGCTCCAAAAGCAGAGCATCGCCAACCTGTCGTGTTACACCTGAAAATAGGGCCAAAAACGTCATCGAATCTATATTTGCGCCAGAGAATTCTTGACTTACCGGTATTTGTTCCGCCCGTAAAGATCCAAGCACCCGTTGTTTTTGCTGCTTTTAAAAGGCCTTTTCTAAGGACTTTCTTCAAGCTTGGCTGTAGCTCGAAATTCGATCTCCCACCATGAACGGTGATCAATAACTTTGGTAAATCGAGGTTCCATTCGTGCCTCAGTAGTTGAACAATAGGCTCTGGTCGAGTATCGTATGCGAGCCTGACATACTGAGCATTGGATAGACAATCTTGAGTTAGAGTTTTATCGATAGCGATGTCCTAAAGAAGGCATCtcctaaaatttttctattcaccTGCGCTTTGGTTGGATGAGGTCCACCCTGAAACTCAATCGTGCCATATGCATCGGTTGGGCTAATTCGCGTATTTTTACCCGGAGTCCAAACCTCTCGTTCATGATCAATTTTCTTATCTCCGGTAGCAGCGCTGGCGCCAGCGGTGGAATGAGTTTGAACATCGGCGCCAGTTCCGCAGTGAAATGTGAAGGAATGCCCGCAGCAGCATCTGAAATAGCATGGGACAAAAAAGGCTGAGTGAATTCTAAAGGAAAACCgtcagggaaaaaataatttaattaaaagcTCTGGAATAAGCCGCTCAAGGATCGTACAGttttttctgcaaaaaaaaatatgaaattacaCTGCAAAAAGTATTACATCAGTATATTCAATAATCTGCATAGTCATAACGTATCGTACTTCCGATGAGGAAACTGTAAGAAATAATATCAACAAGAAGACCTCGGAACGCATGGACGATCTGCAGGCTGCATCTGTACTACACATTGTTACCAGCATTGTATAATCGAACTTCGAATAGCAAGCAGTATAACACACTTACTAGGCGCCACATCCAAGcaaacagaaaaaacaaaaaattaaataaataaatgtctTCTTCAGTGTATCTATTGCTCGGATTGATAGGACACAACAATGATTAATTTCGTCAAGGCGCAAGGGTTTAGTAGAGCGTGCGGATGATGTCCGATCTGATATTAtacagttttattttgtttttttttaacagttcTCTGTCACGTCTCTGACAGCAAGAACTCAATcttacaattttgtacaacATGGGATGGAGCATTCTAGATAATTCTCACCTGGCTGTTGTGATTACGTCGTACTCAGCACCCTTATCTCCCTCTACTTCTTTCAACCTAAACACGCAATGaaacaaggaaaaataaattaaactgaaatgaatgaacgaaGATGAAAAGTgagagcaattttttatttgccaaACGTAGTGataagagaaaagaaatccGTTTTAATAGTGGCAAATAATAGTGGACTCGAATTGTCCGGGAATAAATTTAGAATACTATACATCTGATGTGCTCCACTTTAAGTCACCTtgttgcaaaagaaaaaacaaaaatatatgtatatatatgtgcatatgtatatatatatatatatatatatatatatatgtatataatatgcatataacTGAGTTAATCTAACTGAAATAATGAGTATAAAAAGCATGATTTTGattgatgaatttgaaaataaacacaAAATGCACACGTAAAGCTAATAGCAGCAAACTTATTTACTAGACCAAGCCTTATTTGACCAGTGTTAATTGTTAAGACTTTATCCAATTTTACCATTCTGCGTCAGAGATAAGAAAGcctataatatgtataaaaattaaactgaatgaaaataatataatccATCTCCATTTTCATACTTTCGATACCTCAACGATACCGCTTAGAATCCAAAGTATACCAATTGCCGATACTATCAACAGATTTTCACTTTACCACTAATGATGAAAGTTATTTCAGTATTATTTCAATAAGCACACATGCCATTAGCTGCCCCTAAGATTCCAATACTTCATATATAGCTGCTTGCGCACCATAAAGTTTCACATATAGCAGTTACAGGTTGTTAAATcatcaataaatttattcctgaTAATGAATAGCCCATCCATAAATTTATATGATTTGTAGATCGAGGCTGTAAATATTAACAGATTCATGCCACCTAATCCCACCCTACTCACCTGTGCTCATCTCGAGGACTAGGAATAAATTTTGCGCATTCCCTCTTTTGAAAAGTAGCTTCTATCCAACTCCGCGCTGTTGtctgtaattgaaaattgtaatgtTCACATCTCAACAAATTTCAACTATGgtatttatacctatacgtatgtttttttttttttttttcatcaggaCCACAAATACTGTACAAATACAAATTGCACTCATTTAAGGAAATAATATCGAACGatcgaatgaaatgaatttgatcatagtatattttcaaataaaaatataaataaatcacaaTGAGAACGTTGATATATTATTCactatttattattcaagttAGTCACTATAGAGTAAAgcttttccaaaaaaaaaaactagttcTATGAGTTTATTTGGAAACATGGACACTAATTTTACTGCTGGTAAGACATGAGCGCAAAGCACAAATTGTTAATGAATACTAAATTTTGTTAATcaaggataaaaattttcacacgtaAATGTGATCATAGTTCATATACAGCGCTCAATTCTGTCATACACCGTGTATCTCTGATAAGAAGAGAGAAATTGACAAGACTTGGTTAACTCTACCTTGACCTTCTTTCGTTTCACTTTTGGAGTGTTTGCTCCGCAAATCACATTGCCGATGGCCATCTTCGCGCGATATCAGGTGGTATTTTCAATCACATTAAGCCTAAGTGATCCGTAAACTAAAAAAACAtaaggtgaaaaaagaaaggaagactcaaaatatcattttttcaacatcacCCTGCACATGAATTACGCAGGCCAGTTAAAcagtaattaaaattcaaattcaaatttccagACAGACATATACTCGTCCAAATTACTCTCCGTACTCGATCGCCTCTTTCACGGCCATATCTGATCAGTTTTATCATTCTCCACAAGTACTCCTGCGATAGACCTGATTATTTAAAAAGTTTATTACATAACTAAGTAAGTGTCAAACAAATGAATGCAAAGAATACCGCGGAAGAAGGAACGCGCATTatagataagaaaaattaacattaGATAAGAGTTAATTTACGGTTGACTTTCAAAAGGTAATGGAAATACCCAAGTAAGAGCATATACAAGGAACTGATAATTACGAGAAAAAATGATAGGTGCATACGTGAATATGTATACGATACGTACATAACACCTAAGTTTTTTGTAACCAAAGATCAATcgatcgatgaaaataaaaaaattacacaattttttttttaactcaaaaacaaaattcagatTATATGGATATAtcactttttatattttcaatgcaCTTTAATGCAATATATAAACAGCACAAGCtatattttgttaattattctCTGCTGTGTTAATACAGCAAATTTAGGTACAAGTAAGCAGGTGCGGTACTAAAAAGCGAACTCTGGGGTTTGGTTTTTCTGCACGATGATGAGAACTAAAATTAATACAGCTAATTGAGCACGCACATTTTCCtttgtttttatcaattataccCATCTACTTACTACTCGGATAGGCTTGTTCTTGTCGATCATCCCCGGGAAATGAATGGTGAATTTGGAACGGCACAGGTGAAGCGCTAAATATCTTCTCTGAGAAGATTGCGGCGTTTCTTATCGCTCGCCTCACGCTGTCATGCTAATACGAGCGAAATATTCTTGTTATTCACGGGTTGGCAACTGTGATTATGCCGGAATCTCTGCTGCCGCAGCTGACGGCACTGTTAACGAATAATCGAGGTTGAGGTGAGATTAAAAAATCAGCGCCTGGAACAAGTGAATATCGATTATTTCATGGTtccttgatattttttataatagaATCCTAATTTATCTACCTTGTGTCAAATACCTTGCGGAGAATTTGCTGATCTTCGATTCAAATACCATATTGACACGTTATTTGAATTAAACAAAGTGCCAACAAACGGCGAGCATCAATTGTCGTCTATGTATAACCTAGAAAGAAGAATCGCTAAAtagttatttttatacattcgtCGAAGTGGAACgaggttcttttttttttcttctttttcttttatttgatcaatttttgcaaacaaaCGCGTGCAGATATTGCAATTGTTTCGTCGGAGCGCGCGCTCAGAAGAGCGTAAGTATAACTGTGTTAAATGGAGCGTATCGAGCTCGGGTTAAATTAGCCAATTGGCAATAAATTCGagtaaacaattttcaacaccAATTACTTctcggttcttttttttttatttttttttattttttttattttttacgtaaGCCGTCTGGCTTTTTGCGTAGGAACGTGTCACCGACGTCTCTCGCAATATTTACTCGACACGCGCAAACAGAATACCAGAGAAGACTAAGGGAATATGCCAGAGGGaagaaagagtaaaaaaataacttgaacGAAGAACCGAGATAGAAGAGTCCAGATTATTATTGGCAAGCGAACTACGTAATACCTGCGTGTCTGGTTCTCCGTTCGAAtaaaagaaggagaaggaaaatTGAGTGGGCAAAAAATCAGTTTCAGCGAGAAGATGAAAATGTATTCGTCTAAATATAGACACTTATAATCCCGcgtcaaaataaaattcacggTGTCAACGTCgcacttattttttttacacagcCCACAACACGAGACacaattaattttctaaac
This region of Neodiprion virginianus isolate iyNeoVirg1 chromosome 7, iyNeoVirg1.1, whole genome shotgun sequence genomic DNA includes:
- the LOC124308483 gene encoding transient receptor potential cation channel trpm isoform X6, translating into MAIGNVICGANTPKVKRKKVKTTARSWIEATFQKRECAKFIPSPRDEHRCCCGHSFTFHCGTGADVQTHSTAGASAATGDKKIDHEREVWTPGKNTRISPTDAYGTIEFQGGPHPTKAQYVRLAYDTRPEPIVQLLRHEWNLDLPKLLITVHGGRSNFELQPSLKKVLRKGLLKAAKTTGAWIFTGGTNTGVTRQVGDALLLERSNQRQGRVVSIGIAPWGILENGHELVGRGRDVPYHAIASPRSKYAVLNSRHAYFLLVDNGTGGRYGAEIMLRRKLEKYISNQKLQPYTHSSIPVVALVIEGGTNTIRAVLEYVTDEPPVPVVVCDGSGRAADLIAFMHKYATESETEGDGLPDGMRLHLLGTIRHTFEVSTEQAEQLYLELLQCTRNKNLITVFRITHDRPQELDQTILTALFKSQQLSPAEQLSLALTWNRVDIARSEIFVYGQEWPPGALEQSMMQALQHDRIDFVKLLLENGVSMRKFLSIPRLEDLYNTKEGPSNTLGYILRDVRPHIPRGYIYTLHDIGLVINKLMGGAYRAQYTRRKFRAVYSRVMKKSGGHAHHAHAHRTNSATSFAGRCYSVSGAAGKTDSLTMTLLAETLPGDRDTPLFDFPFNELLIWAVLTKRQQMALLMWQHGEEALAKALVALKLYKAMAHEAAEDDLETEIYDELRSYGKEFETIALELLDFCYRQDDDQTQQLLTSELQNWSGQTCLSLAVTANHRPLLAHPCSQIILADLWMGGLRTRKNTNLKVVLGLLCPPYITRLEFKSREELQLMPQTQEEHLIALEDEDEDSDYEQGVTPTLASAPAHPEVEALISTENGTITAKDTIVRENGKVITDHDDCSPRFVHSLPEYYDIKTNRPLRLKKKLYEFYTAPITKFWASSIAYIVFLVLFSYCILVKMGHMPAWAEIYSIAYICTLGCEKVRQIVSSEPATLSHKFSVWAWNMWNPCDAAAILFFQIGLILRLRMPTMEVGRVIYCVDCIYWYLRILNILGVNKYLGPLVTMMGKMVKNMIYFVVLLLVVLMSFGVARQAILNPNSEPKWRILRDIFMEPYFMLYGEVYADNIDPDCGNDPGQDPCLLGRWITPAAMSVYLLVANILLINLLIAVFNNIFNEVNAVAHQVWMFQRFTVVMEYEQKPVLPPPLIIVSHIYLLIKYIIRCVRQGEMRSTEAYDNGLKLFLEEDDMERLYDFEEDCVEGYFREQELKLQMSTDERVKVTTERVEHMHQKIEDIDKKENSRNVSLQAVEFKMRKLEELNEQTLAHLGVIHRFMATHTSNLDLPRFDPTTEPRTRRASERSEAASESDLITQSPLLHTRRRKLLKSLTDATFFPTTTTPLEDEVPLRATILSSLDNLSKNDSSNNSDEPASQEVFKTSESRESNVSEGNAKPEKEINDHYKRSGSVDVTSTSAFEVRRDSSGHPPSVRQSSRTLSEPDNLLAPPVSGAQRVTWAEPKVAVIPSSAGSNNASSNQRSVLLAMRSEYTSITDELESYCGLLSPPRTPPVSPPPRRGRYASEMSNPEMALHIEKEHLRDAEECDYQLMEGLIHRRYMHDTDIAEDAESDDNEDSAFFLTVHNERRQLRRASAIEDETFKSRPTISVTKEIEQTLARPPIRESDNDLPADHGLSTCPAPASETMC
- the LOC124308483 gene encoding transient receptor potential cation channel trpm isoform X3 — encoded protein: MAIGNVICGANTPKVKRKKVKTTARSWIEATFQKRECAKFIPSPRDEHRCCCGHSFTFHCGTGADVQTHSTAGASAATGDKKIDHEREVWTPGKNTRISPTDAYGTIEFQGGPHPTKAQYVRLAYDTRPEPIVQLLRHEWNLDLPKLLITVHGGRSNFELQPSLKKVLRKGLLKAAKTTGAWIFTGGTNTGVTRQVGDALLLERSNQRQGRVVSIGIAPWGILENGHELVGRGRDVPYHAIASPRSKYAVLNSRHAYFLLVDNGTGGRYGAEIMLRRKLEKYISNQKLQPYTHSSIPVVALVIEGGTNTIRAVLEYVTDEPPVPVVVCDGSGRAADLIAFMHKYATESETEGDGLPDGMRLHLLGTIRHTFEVSTEQAEQLYLELLQCTRNKNLITVFRITHDRPQELDQTILTALFKSQQLSPAEQLSLALTWNRVDIARSEIFVYGQEWPPGALEQSMMQALQHDRIDFVKLLLENGVSMRKFLSIPRLEDLYNTKEGPSNTLGYILRDVRPHIPRGYIYTLHDIGLVINKLMGGAYRAQYTRRKFRAVYSRVMKKSGGHAHHAHAHRTNSATSFAGRCYSVSGAAGKTDSLTMTLLAETLPGDRDTPLFDFPFNELLIWAVLTKRQQMALLMWQHGEEALAKALVALKLYKAMAHEAAEDDLETEIYDELRSYGKEFETIALELLDFCYRQDDDQTQQLLTSELQNWSGQTCLSLAVTANHRPLLAHPCSQIILADLWMGGLRTRKNTNLKVVLGLLCPPYITRLEFKSREELQLMPQTQEEHLIALEDEDEDSDYEQGVTPTLASAPAHPEVEKRPRSSLSIRSKSSCSQQGIKALISTENGTITAKDTIVRENGKVITDHDDCSPRFVHSLPEYYDIKTNRPLRLKKKLYEFYTAPITKFWASSIAYIVFLVLFSYCILVKMGHMPAWAEIYSIAYICTLGCEKVRQIVSSEPATLSHKFSVWAWNMWNPCDAAAILFFQIGLILRLRMPTMEVGRVIYCVDCIYWYLRILNILGVNKYLGPLVTMMGKMVKNMIYFVVLLLVVLMSFGVARQAILNPNSEPKWRILRDIFMEPYFMLYGEVYADNIDPDCGNDPGQDPCLLGRWITPAAMSVYLLVANILLINLLIAVFNNIFNEVNAVAHQVWMFQRFTVVMEYEQKPVLPPPLIIVSHIYLLIKYIIRCVRQGEMRSTEAYDNGLKLFLEEDDMERLYDFEEDCVEGYFREQELKLQMSTDERVKVTTERVEHMHQKIEDIDKKENSRNVSLQAVEFKMRKLEELNEQTLAHLGVIHRFMATHTSNLDLPRFDPTTEPRTRRASERSEAASESDLITQSPLLHTRRRKLLKSLTDATFFPTTTTPLEDEVPLRATILSSLDNLSKNDSSNNSDEPASQEVFKTSESRESNVSEGNAKPEKEINDHYKRSGSVDVTSTSAFEVRRDSSGHPPSVRQSSRTLSEPDNLLAPPVSGAQRVTWAEPKVAVIPSSAGSNNASSNQRSVLLAMRSEYTSITDELESYCGLLSPPRTPPVSPPPRRGRYASEMSNPEMALHIEKEHLRDAEECDYQLMEGLIHRRYMHDTDIAEDAESDDNEDSAFFLTVHNERRQLRRASAIEDETFKSRPTISVTKEIEQTLARPPIRESDNDLPADHGLSTCPAPASETMC